A genomic region of Candidatus Palauibacter scopulicola contains the following coding sequences:
- a CDS encoding type II toxin-antitoxin system VapC family toxin: MRVTVDASVAVKWFVEEDGRPEALTLTGPRIERHAPDLILPECANVIWKKHRRGEIASAQAFVDEVARMSEAVALLPGAELVREAAKIALEAGHPVYDCFYIACAKLTDSILVTSDRRLPNIVTRWAPAVTAVTLEDEKAMARIEAAGVRFIISSAKVEELIEAWDRFMATWDSVLKDTFSSASTERPRIISHEHRDLAKNLVQTSPTYRRLIEMVQNLDQEERVDLIVLASAGRGERTTRRHLLDRALHMVDELDIIDIVHLGVDWREGRARLAG, encoded by the coding sequence GTGAGGGTCACCGTGGACGCGAGCGTCGCGGTGAAATGGTTCGTCGAGGAGGACGGCCGCCCCGAAGCCCTCACGTTGACCGGACCACGAATCGAACGGCACGCACCGGACCTCATCTTACCCGAATGCGCCAACGTGATCTGGAAGAAGCATCGCCGCGGAGAGATCGCCTCGGCGCAAGCGTTCGTCGACGAAGTCGCCCGGATGTCGGAAGCCGTCGCGCTTCTCCCCGGCGCGGAACTGGTTCGGGAAGCGGCGAAGATCGCTCTGGAGGCCGGTCACCCTGTGTACGACTGCTTCTACATCGCATGCGCAAAGCTGACGGACTCGATTCTCGTCACGTCGGATCGAAGACTGCCGAATATCGTAACGCGGTGGGCCCCTGCCGTGACTGCCGTCACTCTTGAGGACGAGAAAGCGATGGCCCGGATCGAAGCGGCTGGTGTTCGGTTCATCATCAGCTCGGCGAAGGTGGAGGAACTGATCGAAGCGTGGGATCGCTTCATGGCCACATGGGACAGTGTCCTGAAGGACACTTTCTCGTCGGCATCAACAGAGAGACCCCGGATCATCAGCCACGAACACCGAGATCTTGCCAAGAACCTGGTACAGACATCCCCGACGTACCGGCGATTGATTGAAATGGTTCAGAATCTGGATCAGGAAGAACGCGTGGATCTGATCGTGCTCGCGTCGGCCGGAAGGGGCGAGCGGACGACACGACGACATCTCCTTGATCGGGCGCTCCACATGGTCGACGAATTGGACATCATCGATATCGTGCATCTGGGTGTCGACTGGCGCGAAGGTCGCGCGCGCCTGGCCGGGTAG